Proteins from a genomic interval of Methanoplanus endosymbiosus:
- a CDS encoding DUF3467 domain-containing protein — MEKREIAVNIPQDLDPVYSNRIQVAFKDDEFTFVFMHEIPGTNQARAKSIVSISPKHAKNFSEVLANTVKGYEEKFGEIKAPKSGSEKREFDDKNVTIKGYS, encoded by the coding sequence ATGGAGAAGAGAGAGATAGCAGTAAATATCCCTCAGGATCTTGATCCTGTATATTCTAACCGCATTCAGGTCGCCTTTAAGGATGACGAGTTCACTTTTGTATTTATGCATGAAATTCCGGGAACGAACCAGGCCCGTGCAAAGTCGATTGTCTCGATAAGCCCCAAGCATGCAAAGAACTTCTCTGAGGTGTTAGCCAATACCGTAAAGGGCTATGAGGAGAAGTTCGGTGAGATTAAAGCGCCTAAGTCCGGCAGTGAGAAGAGAGAGTTTGACGATAAGAACGTTACAATAAAGGGATATTCCTGA
- a CDS encoding Dna2/Cas4 domain-containing protein, translating to MTEERLTDIYTVKSSRPESGDELKFGRYNGEEQEDEKPQLTPISGVVACHACPFRYYLEKNRERGEEPAEYTIAKQISYHTGDEIIEAEILEELETVNPDLTDEDRQNLKEWITACRREKWQRPAEYDVKLKSEKFGIYGRADHIFDRPPYVGIVRTAPAPEAGVYGAERIRAAAFAFCAEETLDVQCREVLIEYIPSGISRICKIQPKDRRETLRAIKKAKEIDGGKIPKKPKDAPCERCYLRDECPDMPKSILDIL from the coding sequence ATGACGGAAGAAAGACTGACAGATATTTATACAGTAAAGAGCAGCAGACCGGAATCAGGGGATGAACTTAAATTCGGGAGATATAACGGAGAAGAACAAGAGGATGAAAAGCCGCAGTTAACCCCGATAAGCGGAGTGGTTGCCTGCCACGCCTGCCCGTTCCGCTACTACCTCGAAAAAAACCGGGAGAGAGGCGAAGAACCGGCTGAATACACCATAGCCAAGCAGATATCCTACCACACAGGCGATGAGATCATAGAGGCTGAGATCTTGGAAGAACTTGAGACAGTAAACCCTGACCTGACAGACGAGGACAGGCAGAACCTTAAAGAGTGGATCACTGCATGCAGGAGAGAGAAATGGCAGAGACCGGCAGAATATGACGTAAAGCTGAAATCAGAAAAGTTCGGGATATACGGACGGGCCGACCATATCTTTGACAGACCACCATATGTCGGCATAGTCAGAACCGCACCGGCCCCTGAAGCCGGAGTGTACGGAGCAGAGAGAATCCGGGCAGCAGCATTTGCATTCTGTGCTGAAGAGACCCTTGATGTACAATGCCGGGAAGTTTTAATTGAATATATCCCATCCGGAATATCAAGGATATGTAAAATCCAGCCAAAAGACCGGCGTGAAACGCTTAGGGCAATAAAGAAGGCAAAGGAGATTGACGGTGGAAAAATCCCAAAAAAACCAAAGGACGCACCCTGTGAGAGATGCTATCTCAGGGACGAATGCCCCGACATGCCAAAGAGCATACTTGACATATTATAA
- a CDS encoding cob(I)yrinic acid a,c-diamide adenosyltransferase, which produces MRKGYIHINTGDGKGKTTAALGLSIRTLISGGKVFFGQFIKKGNTAELSVPDYFENFTIEQFGEGFLLGRVPDDNDIRSAEEGLKKVAGILKGGEYDLVVMDEVNVAISKGLIKVEDVLSALDSKAGHVEVIMTGRNAPEELIERADLVTEMRKVKHYYDKGVKGREGIEY; this is translated from the coding sequence ATGAGGAAAGGATATATACACATTAATACAGGGGATGGCAAGGGAAAGACGACAGCGGCTCTTGGACTGTCTATAAGAACTTTGATTTCCGGAGGAAAAGTCTTCTTCGGGCAGTTTATCAAGAAGGGAAATACTGCTGAACTATCTGTTCCGGACTATTTTGAGAATTTCACCATTGAGCAGTTTGGCGAGGGCTTTTTACTGGGCAGGGTTCCGGATGATAACGACATCCGTTCTGCTGAGGAGGGGCTGAAGAAGGTTGCCGGAATTTTAAAGGGTGGAGAGTATGACCTCGTTGTCATGGATGAGGTTAATGTTGCGATATCAAAGGGGCTTATTAAAGTGGAAGATGTTCTCTCTGCACTTGACAGTAAGGCCGGGCATGTTGAGGTTATTATGACGGGCCGGAATGCACCGGAAGAACTGATTGAGAGGGCAGATCTTGTAACTGAGATGAGGAAGGTGAAGCATTACTACGATAAGGGCGTTAAAGGCAGGGAAGGGATTGAGTACTGA
- a CDS encoding Glu/Leu/Phe/Val family dehydrogenase, translating to MENDHDIFSAEENLYDSVRKNICTCATDMEITPDIEGFLKKPMRELHVSLPVRMDDGTIKTFQGFRVQYNNARGPTKGGIRYHPDENADTIRGLAAIMAMKCALNELPLGGAKGGIICNPKEMSDGEVERMSRAYIQALGPFIGPDIDIPAPDVYTDSRIMGWMADEYCKYRGSSHFEVITGKPLSIGGSEGRSTATARGGWFTVREAAKEMGLELKEFSAGHLPDQNSGTKKPLAAVQGFGNVGYNAALIGKESYDCRIVALSDSRGAIYNEEGFDPRPVMKFKKENKTLTGYPGSESISNKELLELEVDILIPAALEHVITNENAGNVRAKIVAEFANGPVTTDGEEILLEKNIHIIPDILCNGGGVIVSYYEMVQNLNMDHWDENFVNKRLDGKMTKTYHKVLASSKLHSISMRKAAYTMALNKLVESMAARGWI from the coding sequence ATGGAGAATGATCATGATATATTCAGTGCCGAGGAGAACCTCTATGATTCGGTCAGGAAAAACATCTGTACCTGTGCCACCGATATGGAGATCACCCCCGACATTGAGGGATTTTTAAAGAAACCCATGAGGGAGCTCCATGTCTCACTTCCGGTGAGGATGGATGACGGCACAATAAAGACCTTTCAGGGTTTTCGGGTTCAGTATAACAATGCAAGAGGGCCGACAAAGGGCGGAATCAGGTACCACCCGGACGAGAACGCCGACACCATCCGTGGCCTTGCGGCGATAATGGCGATGAAATGTGCCCTGAATGAGCTGCCGCTCGGAGGGGCGAAGGGTGGCATCATATGCAACCCAAAGGAGATGTCAGACGGCGAGGTTGAGCGGATGTCAAGGGCATATATTCAGGCTCTCGGCCCGTTCATCGGGCCTGACATCGACATTCCTGCACCGGATGTGTACACAGACAGCAGAATTATGGGCTGGATGGCCGATGAATACTGCAAATACAGGGGCAGCAGCCACTTTGAGGTCATCACCGGAAAGCCGCTCTCAATTGGCGGTTCGGAAGGCAGAAGCACCGCAACGGCCAGAGGCGGATGGTTTACAGTCCGGGAGGCTGCAAAGGAGATGGGGCTTGAGCTTAAGGAGTTTTCTGCCGGACATCTGCCCGATCAAAATTCCGGTACGAAAAAACCTCTCGCTGCCGTGCAGGGTTTTGGCAATGTCGGCTATAATGCGGCACTGATTGGAAAGGAAAGTTATGACTGCCGGATCGTTGCCTTAAGTGACAGCAGGGGGGCTATATATAATGAGGAGGGCTTTGATCCACGTCCGGTCATGAAATTTAAGAAAGAGAATAAGACCCTTACCGGTTATCCCGGCTCTGAGAGTATCTCCAATAAAGAACTGCTTGAGCTGGAGGTTGACATTCTTATTCCGGCCGCACTTGAGCATGTGATAACGAATGAGAACGCCGGAAATGTCAGGGCAAAGATTGTGGCAGAGTTTGCCAACGGCCCTGTAACAACCGATGGTGAGGAGATATTACTTGAGAAAAATATTCATATTATCCCGGACATCCTCTGCAATGGCGGCGGTGTCATAGTCTCATATTATGAGATGGTTCAGAACCTGAATATGGATCACTGGGATGAGAATTTTGTCAATAAGAGACTTGATGGTAAGATGACAAAGACCTATCATAAAGTCCTGGCATCCTCAAAACTGCATTCGATATCTATGAGAAAAGCAGCCTATACTATGGCACTCAATAAGCTTGTTGAGTCTATGGCTGCAAGGGGCTGGATCTGA
- the mmp10 gene encoding methyl coenzyme M reductase-arginine methyltransferase Mmp10 (Mmp10 (methanogenesis marker protein 10) is a cobalamin-requiring radical SAM methyltransferase that creates the methylarginine modification to methyl coenzyme M reductase.) has protein sequence MAHLTVDIGGRPGIDCQGFCSYCYFKKLKKEENPEPFGCKYCLPFSKGCEYCTDGVRERYEDFKPLKEVADDVLANLQMIGGSLDKITISGGGDPSCYPEFKDLMEILGSMEAPLHIGYTSGKGFDDPDLADFMIECGLSEISFTIFASDPKLRAEYMGDKNPEASLAVLKRLCEKIDVYAAAVIIPGINDGEVLEETCRWLDEAGAKGFIIMRFANRTDQGLILGNAPVMDDVFLLHTVREFAEIVEGLNSRYNMKISGTPMYDPSIGSPFVIINEPDLLDKLPRVTGKASVISGSIAAHPIQKILDACGNDTWVVPAKKEIACLLTSDDLRKLDKSRLEKTVIIPGRSFIFEAEAVEILSEDGIERTVVRGPDMLTADAETSMGMTKNEVLEMEMEGFADLIRLINMYGK, from the coding sequence ATGGCGCACCTGACCGTGGATATAGGAGGAAGACCTGGCATAGACTGCCAGGGCTTTTGCAGTTACTGTTACTTTAAAAAATTAAAAAAGGAAGAGAATCCCGAACCATTCGGGTGCAAATACTGTCTTCCTTTCTCAAAAGGCTGTGAATACTGCACAGACGGAGTGAGGGAGAGATACGAGGACTTCAAACCCTTAAAAGAAGTTGCAGACGATGTCCTTGCAAACCTCCAGATGATAGGCGGTTCTCTTGACAAGATAACAATAAGCGGCGGCGGAGACCCGTCCTGCTATCCGGAATTCAAAGACCTAATGGAGATCCTCGGCTCAATGGAGGCTCCCCTTCATATAGGCTATACCAGCGGAAAAGGCTTTGACGATCCTGACCTCGCCGACTTCATGATAGAATGCGGCCTGTCAGAGATATCATTTACCATATTTGCATCCGACCCAAAACTCCGGGCCGAATACATGGGCGACAAAAACCCTGAAGCCTCACTCGCAGTCCTAAAACGCCTCTGTGAAAAGATAGATGTCTATGCCGCAGCAGTCATAATTCCGGGCATAAACGACGGCGAAGTTCTCGAAGAGACCTGCCGGTGGCTTGACGAAGCCGGCGCAAAGGGATTTATTATAATGCGCTTTGCGAACCGGACAGATCAGGGTTTAATCCTTGGCAATGCCCCTGTAATGGACGATGTCTTCCTCCTGCATACAGTGAGGGAATTTGCAGAGATAGTCGAGGGCTTAAACAGCCGCTACAATATGAAGATAAGCGGCACGCCGATGTATGACCCGTCAATCGGCTCACCTTTCGTAATTATCAACGAACCTGATCTCCTTGATAAACTCCCCCGTGTAACCGGAAAGGCAAGTGTCATCAGCGGAAGCATAGCCGCACACCCGATACAGAAGATCCTTGACGCATGCGGAAATGACACATGGGTTGTTCCGGCAAAAAAGGAGATAGCCTGTCTCTTAACATCAGACGACCTCAGGAAACTGGATAAATCCCGCCTTGAAAAAACCGTAATAATCCCCGGCAGGTCATTTATCTTTGAAGCAGAGGCAGTGGAGATTCTCTCAGAAGACGGCATAGAAAGAACTGTTGTCAGAGGGCCTGATATGCTCACAGCCGATGCCGAGACCAGCATGGGTATGACAAAAAATGAGGTTCTTGAGATGGAGATGGAAGGCTTTGCTGACTTAATCCGGCTGATAAATATGTATGGAAAATAA